GAGGTCGAGCGTGTAGCTGCCGGTCTGGAGGCTGAACTCGCGCACGTCGGCGGCGCTCAGGGCGTCGAGGATTTTCTTGAGGTCGTCTGGATTCATGGTCCCTCCTGGTGTGAACTTGGAAAAGTCGCCCCCCATCATGACGCGGGCGGCGCGTCCCTGGGCGGTCACCCGCCGCTGAACAGTCGTGAGGCTGCACCGAGTCTAAGGGCCCGCGCCGCCTGGGCAAAGGAGAGTGCCGCCCCTGCTGACCGGCGGGCGGCACGTCGTCCAGCTTCTCTTACGCGCGGCTGAGGTACTCGCCCGTGCGGGTGTCGACCTTGACGTTGGTCTCCTGCTCGACGAAGAGGGGCACCTGCACGACGGCGCCCGTCTCCAGGGTGGCGGGCTTGGTGCCGCCCGAGACGGTGTCGCCGCGCACGCCGGGGTCGGTCTGCACGATCTTGAGGATCACCTGGTTGGGCAGCGTGATCTTGAGGGGCTTGTCGCCGTACATCTGGACCTCGACCTCGGTGTTCTCCTTCATGAACTTGGCGGCGTCGCCGATCAGGCGCCCGGGCAGATGCACCTGGTCGTAGGTCTCCAGGTCCATGAAGACGAAATCCTGGCCGTCTTTGTAGAGGTACTGCATGGTCTTGCCGTCCACGTAGATGTCCTGGAGCTTCTCGCCGGAGTTGAAGGTGCGGTCCACGATGGAGCCGCTTTCCATGTTGCGGAACTTGGTGACCACCTTGGCGCCGCCGCGCCCCATCTTGAGGTGGGAGTACTCCAGGCACTCCCACAACCCGCCGTCCATCTCCACCTTCGTGCCGTTGCGCAGTTCAGTCACGCTGATCATGTCGCTGTGTCTCCTTGCTTGAGCCGGGGCGCGTGTCTCCCCCGGAAAGATCAGGAGGCCGCGCCGCGTCGGCAACAGGCAGGATTCTAGCAGATGGACCCGGAACCTTTAGAAGCGGATGCGCCACCCAACGTCGCCGTCTCGTGTCACGTATTCTTGCGGCACCTGAACACTCAGGGCGTCGCTGATCAGCCGCCACGTCCCGGCTTCGAGCGTGGGGACGAGGTTGCCGCGACCTCCAGGGCCGTCACCGTGAGCGGTCCCGGACCCCGTGCGAGTGCCTGCCCGCCCAGCACTTCCACCAGCACCTCCAATTCCACACCCGGCCCCGCCAGGCGCACGTAACGGGTGTGGAGCAGAGAACCGCAGGGGAGAACGTGCAGGTTGAGGGGGTCGAAGCCCACGACCCGCAGGGCAACCTGGGTCTCGATGGACAGGCGTGGTCCTGGCAGCCTTCGGAAGGCGTCCAGTCGCGCCACCGACCGCGCCTCGGTCTCCCGTGCAGCGAGCCTTGCCGCCTCCACGAGCTCCGGGGTAGGGGAGGGAAGGGGCGCCGTGCCCAGCCGAGCCCGCAACAGTTCATCGAGTGGGCTGCCCGCCGTCACCTCCGCCTGCCACCCGTCTTCCCCCCGCGAGAGCAGGTGGGCGAGCGCCGCGCCGCTGCGGTAGGCCCACTCGCGCACGTCGGCCCCGGCGTCAGCCCCGCCGCCGAGCCGGGGCAGCTCCTCCAGAAAGCGGGTCTCCACGAAGTGCGCCAGCCCCTCCAGCGTCTCCATCCGCCGCTCGAACCGCACGTGTTCGGGCCAGAGCTGCCGGAACCGCTCCGTCCGCCACGCGAGCGCCTCCCGCGCCGCGTCCTCCCAACCGTGCGACGACCCAAGGGCCGCCGACAGGGCCCGCGCCTCCTCGGCCCGGGCGTGGGCGACCGCCGGGTTCGTGCGGGGGGAGGTGAGGGCGTCGAGTTCGTTCGCCTCACAGGCTGGGGAGGGGTAGGCCTGCTGATGGACGTGGAACCCCTCGTGGACGAGCAGGGCCGCGAGGCGCCCCGGGTCCAGCCCGGTCAGGCCCTCCGCGAGAACGCCCGCCGCGACGGGGCCGCCAGGCAGGGTGACGGACGTGTTGGCGGTGAGGGCGGGGTGGCGGCCCGGCCACACCCAGCCTCCTTCCCCCGCCTCCCAGCCCGGCTCCTGCGGCGCGGCCCCGCTCAGGTGCGTCACCTTGCCGCCGAAGATCAGAAGGGGAACACGGGCAGGATCGAACTCCGGCCAGAGGTTGGGCGGGGCAGACTGAAGCTCTCGCCTGACCTCGTTGAGCCAGGGCGGGGGGTGGAGGCCAGGCACGCCGTCAGGCTACCCTTTCCCGCGCTGGCCGGGATTTGCTACACTCCCAGGGTTGCTTGGCCCCCGCCCCGTTTCCCTGCGCAGCGCACGGACTTTCGGCGTGACCGAGGTGGCCTAAGACATTCGGAGGAAACCCCACATGGAACTGAGAGCCGTCCCCCGCAAGAGCCAGGAGAAGCTGGCCGAAGGCATGATCGCCGCCGTCGCCTACAACAAGGAGCACAACGTCTCCTTCGCCATCGACCGCAAGGCCTTCGACCGGGCTTTCCGCCAGCAGGGCACCACCGGCCTGTTCGACATCGCCATCGAGGGCGGCGAGACCTTTCCCGCGCTCGTGAAGACGGTGCAGATGGACAAGCGCCGCCGCCAGCCCATCCACGCCGACTTTTTCATGGTGACCTACGGCGAGCCCATCGAGGTCAGCGTGCCCGTGCACACGTCCGGCAAGAGCCGCGGTGAGACGATGGGCGGCCTGGTCGATGTCGTCGTCCACAACCTCGCGGTGATCGCGCCCGGCCCCCGGCGCATTCCGCAGGAGATCACGGTGGACGTGACCCGCCTCGAAATAGGCGACCACCTGACCGCCGCGCAGATTCGCCTGCCGCAGGGCGTCAAGCTCGCCGCCGCCGAGGACCTCGTGGTGATCAGCGTGCTGCCGCCCCGCCTCAGCGAGGAGGAGCTGGCCGCCGAGACCCAGGCCGCCCAGGTCGCCGGGCTGGTCGCTGCCGGAGAGCTCTCCGAGGAGGCCGCCGAGGCCGTGCTGGAGGGCGACGCCACCATCGAGGAAGCCCGCGCCGAGACCACGGGCGAGCCTGCGACCGACGAGGCCTCCGGGCCTGACGGCACCGTCCAGGAGCAGTAAACCGCGCCGAGGCCGGCAGACGAAGGAGGCGTCCGCTCCCGCGTGGGGTGGGCGCCTCCTTCGCTTGATCTGAGCCTCTACGCGCCCGGGGCCGGGTTGGCCCCTTGCGGCAGGGTGGGCCGGGGTGCGGGAACCTCCGCTTCCACCTCGCGCGGGGCGGGCCGATCCTTCGCCGCGCGGCCCCGCTCGAAGAGGTAGAAGGCGGCGGGCACGACGTAAAAGGTCATCAGAGCGGAGACGCTGATGCCCCCCACGATGATGATCGACAGGCTCTTGCCGAACTCGCTGGCGCCGCCCGTGTTCAGCAGGAGGGGAAGGCTGATCACCAGGATCGTCAGCGTGGTCATGATGATCGGGCGGAAGCGCAATCGACTCGCCTCGATGAGCGCCTCGCGCAGGGGCCGCTCCCCCATCTGCTCGACCACGAACTCCAGGTAGATGATCGCGTTCTTGGCCGACAGGCCGATGAGGAGCAGGAAGCCCAGCACCCCGAAGATGTCGAGCGTGCCGCCCACGAGGAAGATCATCCAGTACGCCCCGGCGACCGCGAAGGGCACCGGCAGCAGCAGATACAGCGGATAGCGGAACGAGTTGAACTGCGCCCCCATCACGAGGTACACCAGCAGCATCGAGATGGCGAAGGCCTGAAGGCCCAGGGCGCCGATCCGGTTGCCGAGCGCGAAAGCGCTGTTCCGGTCCGCCGTCCCCACCGACACGAGGTTGTCGATCACGCCCGCCTGCGTCAGCGCTGTGACGAGCTGGTCCTGAAGCTGGGCGCCCGTCAGCCCGCTCGCCGGATCGGGCTCGACCGAGAGGTCCAGGCTGTAGAGGCGGTTGGTGCGCTGCACGCTCGTCGGGGTGCTCGCCTGCACGATGCCGCCGAGCTGGCCGACCGTCACGCTGCTCCCGAGGGAGGGGCTGGAGATCGGCAAGGAGAGCAGCGACTGGTCGTCCTGGAGGTACCGGGGATCGAGCCCCACGGTGACCGGGTACGTCACCCCGCCGATCTCCACGTTGCCGCCGCTGCTGCCGCTGCCGTAGGTGGCGAGCGACTGCGCGACCGTGCTCGCCGTCAGGCCCGCCTGGGCGAGCAGGTTGGGATTGGGCACGAACTGGTTTTCCAGCGTGGTGTTGTCGAGGCTGCTGCTGGCGCTGAGCACGCCCTCGTTCTGCTCGATGACGTTCACGGCGGTCGCCGCCCGGCGCTTGAGGAGGTCGTAGTTGCTCGCCACCAGCGTCAGACTTTGAGCATTGCCCTGCCCACGGAAGCCGCCTCCGCTGAAGATGTTCGCCCGCACCTCGGGGTAGTCGCTGAACATGCCCCGCAGCGCCTGCTGGTAGGTCGCCGTCAGCGTCGCGCTGCCCTCGCGCTCCTCTTTCGGCTTGAGGGTGATGTTGAGGTTGGTGCCGTTCGGGGTCACCGACGCCTGCACCGTCTGCACCTCGGGCCGCGACAGGAAATAGCCTTCCATCCGGCTCACGAGTTCGTTGCGCGTGTTCAGCGACAGACCGCTGGGGAGCCGCAGCCCCGCGCGAAGGGTGCCCGAGTCCGTCGCGGGCGTGAACGTGAAGTTCATGCGCGGCACGACGAGCAGCACCGTGGCGACGAGGAAGGCGGCGGCGATCAGCAGCACGCCCACGCTGTTTCTCAGAGCACCGTCCAGGCTGCGCGCATAGCCTTCGCGCACGAACGAGAGCCCCCGGTCGGTGACGCCGTGCAGGGTGGTCGTCAGCGCCTCCAGCACGGCGAGCAGGATGCCCCAGAGGTAACGGACGACCATCAGCGCGACGGGAAGCAGCAGGAGGCCGAGGAGCAGGAGCCGGTTCTCCGCCCGCGTCCAGATCAAGACGGCGAGACCGGCGGCGAGCACCCAGAACCACCATGTTCGCACCGAGGCGAGGCCCCAGCGCACGGCCTGCGGCAGCCGGGCAAAGGCGCGCGGCACGTCCCGCCAGCCCAGCGGTTCGGCGTCGGGCGTGTACGCCATGCGGACGGTGAGGAAGAGCAGCGCTTCCAGCCACGAGAGCAGCACCGCCGCCGCGAGCCCCAGCGCGAACTGCCGCACGTACTCGCCGATGATGCCCCCCAGGAAGCTCACGGGAATCAGCACGGCGAGCAGCGACAGGGACGCCGCCGCGACCGCGCTGAAGACCTCCGACGCCCCGCGCAGCACCGACTCGACGCGGCCAAAGCCCATCACCCGGTAGCGCTCGACGTTCTCGGCCACCACGATGGAGTCGTCCACCACGATGCCGATGGCGACGATCAGGGCGAGCAGCGAGACCTGATTGAAGGTGAAGCCCAGCAGGCTGTAGAGGATGGGCGCGGCGGCGAGCGAGATCGGGATGGCGAGGATCACCGTGAAGGCGGTGTTCAGCCGCCCCAGGAACAGCAGCGTGACGACCGCGACGACGAGGCCCGTCACCCACAGCTCGTGGGTGGTGGACTCGATGCTCGACCGGATCGGGCCGGTCGTGTCGTTGCTGAAGGTGACCGTGTACCCGGCGGGCAGGTTGGTCCCCGAGACGAGGTCCTTCACCCCGTCCACGACCGCGACGGCGTTGCTCCCCGAAGTCTGCTGGATGGAGACGAGCACCACGGGCAGGCCGTTCACGCGGGTGACCCCGG
The DNA window shown above is from Deinococcus planocerae and carries:
- a CDS encoding efflux RND transporter permease subunit, producing the protein MIRNVGKKVFDRVNPIVGFSIARYVLAIGIFVAVVVFGVVATRSLGVDLLPSVNIPVVNVSTSYPGASPTSVDEEVTQVIESAVAQVPNVTSISSTSSTGSSRVTLQLEDGTDQNATANQVASLVSGATRQLPDDAGSPSVRTFNPNAQAILEFGVSGAAASQADVYDYVEDQLVPSLQRVEGVADVELSGGSQREIEVLLDPNKLAAYGLNPQNVSSAISGSNVRSSIGTVTREGNTLNYTTNARLTSLEDISNVILDAERGVRVGDVAGVRDATTTTGVTRVNGLPVVLVSIQQTSGSNAVAVVDGVKDLVSGTNLPAGYTVTFSNDTTGPIRSSIESTTHELWVTGLVVAVVTLLFLGRLNTAFTVILAIPISLAAAPILYSLLGFTFNQVSLLALIVAIGIVVDDSIVVAENVERYRVMGFGRVESVLRGASEVFSAVAAASLSLLAVLIPVSFLGGIIGEYVRQFALGLAAAVLLSWLEALLFLTVRMAYTPDAEPLGWRDVPRAFARLPQAVRWGLASVRTWWFWVLAAGLAVLIWTRAENRLLLLGLLLLPVALMVVRYLWGILLAVLEALTTTLHGVTDRGLSFVREGYARSLDGALRNSVGVLLIAAAFLVATVLLVVPRMNFTFTPATDSGTLRAGLRLPSGLSLNTRNELVSRMEGYFLSRPEVQTVQASVTPNGTNLNITLKPKEEREGSATLTATYQQALRGMFSDYPEVRANIFSGGGFRGQGNAQSLTLVASNYDLLKRRAATAVNVIEQNEGVLSASSSLDNTTLENQFVPNPNLLAQAGLTASTVAQSLATYGSGSSGGNVEIGGVTYPVTVGLDPRYLQDDQSLLSLPISSPSLGSSVTVGQLGGIVQASTPTSVQRTNRLYSLDLSVEPDPASGLTGAQLQDQLVTALTQAGVIDNLVSVGTADRNSAFALGNRIGALGLQAFAISMLLVYLVMGAQFNSFRYPLYLLLPVPFAVAGAYWMIFLVGGTLDIFGVLGFLLLIGLSAKNAIIYLEFVVEQMGERPLREALIEASRLRFRPIIMTTLTILVISLPLLLNTGGASEFGKSLSIIIVGGISVSALMTFYVVPAAFYLFERGRAAKDRPAPREVEAEVPAPRPTLPQGANPAPGA
- the efp gene encoding elongation factor P, whose product is MISVTELRNGTKVEMDGGLWECLEYSHLKMGRGGAKVVTKFRNMESGSIVDRTFNSGEKLQDIYVDGKTMQYLYKDGQDFVFMDLETYDQVHLPGRLIGDAAKFMKENTEVEVQMYGDKPLKITLPNQVILKIVQTDPGVRGDTVSGGTKPATLETGAVVQVPLFVEQETNVKVDTRTGEYLSRA
- a CDS encoding 50S ribosomal protein L25/general stress protein Ctc, translating into MELRAVPRKSQEKLAEGMIAAVAYNKEHNVSFAIDRKAFDRAFRQQGTTGLFDIAIEGGETFPALVKTVQMDKRRRQPIHADFFMVTYGEPIEVSVPVHTSGKSRGETMGGLVDVVVHNLAVIAPGPRRIPQEITVDVTRLEIGDHLTAAQIRLPQGVKLAAAEDLVVISVLPPRLSEEELAAETQAAQVAGLVAAGELSEEAAEAVLEGDATIEEARAETTGEPATDEASGPDGTVQEQ